A single region of the Enterococcus mundtii genome encodes:
- the rplP gene encoding 50S ribosomal protein L16 yields MLVPKRVKHRREFRGKMRGEAKGGKEVAFGEYGLQAVESHWITNRQIEASRIAMTRYMKRGGKVWIKIFPHKSYTSKAIGVRMGKGKGAPEGWVAPVKRGKIMFEIAGVSEEVAREALRLASHKLPMKTKIVKREEMGGESNEG; encoded by the coding sequence ATGTTAGTACCTAAACGTGTAAAACACCGTCGTGAATTCCGCGGAAAAATGCGCGGTGAAGCAAAAGGCGGAAAAGAAGTAGCATTCGGTGAATACGGCTTACAAGCTGTTGAATCACACTGGATCACAAACCGTCAGATCGAAGCTTCTCGTATTGCTATGACTCGTTACATGAAACGTGGCGGGAAAGTATGGATCAAAATTTTCCCTCATAAATCATATACATCTAAAGCGATCGGCGTTCGTATGGGTAAAGGTAAAGGGGCTCCTGAAGGATGGGTTGCACCAGTAAAACGTGGTAAAATCATGTTTGAAATTGCAGGCGTTTCTGAAGAAGTAGCTCGTGAAGCATTACGTTTAGCTTCCCACAAATTACCAATGAAAACTAAGATCGTAAAACGTGAGGAAATGGGTGGTGAATCGAATGAAGGTTAA
- the rpmC gene encoding 50S ribosomal protein L29, which yields MKVKEIRELTTAEMLDQEKQLKEELFNLRFQLATGQLENTARIKEVRKSIARIKTVLREQAK from the coding sequence ATGAAGGTTAAAGAAATCAGAGAATTAACCACTGCCGAAATGCTTGATCAAGAAAAACAATTAAAAGAAGAATTGTTTAATCTTAGATTCCAATTAGCAACAGGTCAATTAGAAAACACTGCACGTATTAAAGAAGTACGTAAATCGATTGCACGCATCAAAACAGTTTTGCGTGAACAAGCTAAGTAA
- the rpsQ gene encoding 30S ribosomal protein S17 translates to MTEERNQRKVYQGRVVSDKMDKTITVAVETKKNHPIYGKRMNYSKKYKVHDENNTAKVGDIVRIMETRPLSATKRFRLLEIVEEAVII, encoded by the coding sequence ATGACTGAAGAAAGAAATCAACGCAAAGTTTATCAAGGTCGCGTGGTATCAGACAAAATGGATAAAACAATTACCGTTGCTGTCGAAACAAAGAAAAACCACCCTATCTACGGTAAACGTATGAACTATTCTAAGAAGTACAAAGTACATGATGAAAACAACACAGCAAAAGTTGGCGACATCGTGAGAATTATGGAAACTCGTCCATTATCAGCTACAAAACGTTTCCGTTTGTTGGAAATAGTCGAAGAAGCAGTTATTATCTAA
- the rplN gene encoding 50S ribosomal protein L14, producing the protein MIQAESRLRIADNSGAREILTIKVLGGSGRKTANIGDVIVATVKQATPGGVVKKGDVVKAVIVRTKSGARRADGSYIKFDENAAVIIRDDKSPRGTRIFGPVARELRENNFMKIVSLAPEVL; encoded by the coding sequence GTGATCCAAGCAGAAAGTCGTTTAAGAATCGCTGATAATTCAGGCGCACGTGAAATTTTGACGATCAAAGTCCTTGGCGGATCTGGTCGCAAAACTGCGAATATCGGTGATGTGATCGTTGCTACGGTTAAACAAGCAACGCCAGGTGGGGTTGTCAAAAAAGGTGACGTCGTTAAAGCCGTTATCGTTCGTACAAAATCAGGAGCTCGTCGTGCAGACGGTTCATATATCAAGTTTGATGAAAATGCTGCAGTGATTATTCGTGATGATAAAAGCCCTCGTGGAACACGTATCTTTGGGCCAGTTGCACGTGAACTACGTGAAAACAACTTCATGAAGATCGTTTCTCTAGCACCAGAAGTTTTATAA
- the rplX gene encoding 50S ribosomal protein L24, producing the protein MFVKKGDKVKVITGKDKNKEGVVLAAFPKQDKVVVEGVNMIKKHQKPSQAAPQGGIVEMEAPLHVSNVMVIDSTGVAGRVGYKEVDGKKVRVSKKTGEVLDK; encoded by the coding sequence ATGTTTGTTAAAAAAGGCGATAAAGTTAAAGTGATCACCGGTAAAGACAAAAACAAAGAAGGCGTTGTATTAGCAGCGTTTCCTAAACAGGATAAAGTAGTTGTCGAAGGTGTGAACATGATCAAAAAACACCAAAAACCTTCTCAAGCTGCTCCTCAAGGTGGAATTGTTGAGATGGAAGCGCCACTTCACGTTTCTAACGTGATGGTCATCGACTCTACTGGTGTAGCTGGCCGAGTTGGCTACAAAGAAGTAGACGGAAAAAAAGTCCGTGTTTCTAAAAAAACCGGTGAAGTTTTAGATAAATAA
- the rplE gene encoding 50S ribosomal protein L5 has translation MNRLKEKYLKEVTPSLMEKFDYSSVMQTPKVEKIVINMGVGDAVSNAKNLDKAVEELTLITGQKPMITKAKKSIAGFRLREGMPIGAKVTLRGERMYEFLDKLVSVSLPRVRDFHGVSKKAFDGRGNYTLGIKEQLIFPEVDYDLVDKVRGMDIVIVTTANTDEESRELLTQLGMPFQK, from the coding sequence ATGAACCGCCTAAAAGAAAAATATCTTAAAGAAGTAACTCCATCATTGATGGAAAAATTTGACTATAGCTCTGTTATGCAAACACCTAAAGTTGAAAAGATCGTCATCAACATGGGTGTTGGTGATGCGGTATCAAACGCTAAAAACTTAGACAAAGCAGTTGAAGAACTAACTTTGATCACTGGACAAAAACCAATGATCACAAAAGCTAAAAAATCAATCGCTGGATTCCGTTTACGTGAAGGAATGCCAATTGGAGCAAAAGTTACCTTACGCGGAGAAAGAATGTACGAATTTTTAGATAAATTAGTATCAGTTTCTCTACCACGTGTACGTGACTTCCATGGTGTAAGTAAAAAAGCCTTTGATGGTCGTGGAAACTACACTTTAGGTATTAAAGAACAATTGATCTTCCCAGAAGTAGATTATGATTTAGTAGATAAAGTACGTGGTATGGACATCGTCATTGTAACGACAGCGAACACAGATGAAGAATCTCGTGAGTTGTTGACACAATTAGGCATGCCATTCCAAAAATAA
- a CDS encoding type Z 30S ribosomal protein S14 has product MAKKSMIAKNKRPAKHSTQAYTRCERCGRPHSVYRKFHLCRICFRELAYKGQIPGVKKASW; this is encoded by the coding sequence GTGGCTAAAAAATCAATGATTGCTAAAAACAAACGTCCTGCAAAACATTCAACACAAGCTTACACTCGTTGCGAACGTTGCGGACGTCCACATTCAGTTTATCGTAAGTTCCATCTTTGCCGTATTTGCTTCCGCGAACTTGCCTATAAAGGTCAAATTCCCGGCGTGAAGAAAGCTAGCTGGTAA
- the rpsH gene encoding 30S ribosomal protein S8: MVMTDPIADFLTRIRNANMVKHEALEVPASKIKRDIAEILKREGFVRDVEYIEDDKQGVIRVFLKFGKSGERVITNLKRISKPGLRVYVKAGEVPKVLNGLGIAIISTSEGVVTDKEAREKNIGGEVIAYVW; the protein is encoded by the coding sequence ATGGTCATGACAGATCCAATTGCAGATTTTCTAACTCGTATCCGTAATGCAAACATGGTTAAACATGAGGCTTTAGAAGTTCCTGCATCAAAAATTAAACGTGACATCGCTGAAATCTTGAAACGTGAAGGTTTCGTCCGTGATGTTGAATATATCGAAGATGACAAGCAAGGCGTGATCCGCGTTTTCCTAAAATTTGGTAAAAGCGGCGAACGTGTTATTACAAACTTAAAACGTATTTCTAAACCAGGCTTACGTGTTTATGTTAAAGCTGGCGAAGTGCCAAAAGTTTTAAATGGCTTAGGTATCGCTATTATTTCGACTTCTGAAGGTGTTGTCACTGATAAAGAAGCTCGTGAGAAAAACATCGGCGGCGAAGTTATCGCTTACGTATGGTAA
- the rplF gene encoding 50S ribosomal protein L6 codes for MSRIGNKIVVIPEGVTITQDGNNVTVKGPKGELTRTFSADIKMNIEGNEVTFTRPNDSKEMKTIHGTTRANFNNMVVGVSEGFQKGLELIGVGYRAQMQGTKLVLNVGYSHPVEITPPAGVTVEVPSNTQVIVKGANKEEVGELAANIRGTRPPEPYKGKGIRYVGEFVRRKEGKTGK; via the coding sequence GTGAGCCGTATTGGAAATAAGATCGTTGTGATCCCTGAAGGTGTAACTATCACTCAAGATGGAAACAACGTTACAGTTAAAGGACCAAAAGGGGAATTGACTCGTACATTTTCTGCTGATATCAAAATGAATATCGAAGGAAATGAAGTGACATTCACTCGTCCAAATGACAGTAAAGAAATGAAAACTATCCATGGAACAACTCGTGCTAACTTCAACAACATGGTTGTAGGTGTTAGTGAAGGTTTCCAAAAAGGATTAGAATTAATCGGGGTTGGGTACCGTGCGCAAATGCAAGGAACAAAACTTGTATTGAACGTTGGTTACTCACATCCAGTAGAAATCACACCACCAGCTGGCGTGACTGTTGAAGTCCCATCTAACACACAAGTAATTGTGAAGGGTGCGAACAAAGAAGAAGTTGGCGAATTAGCTGCGAACATCCGTGGTACTCGTCCTCCAGAACCTTATAAAGGTAAAGGTATTCGTTATGTTGGCGAATTCGTGCGCCGTAAAGAAGGTAAAACTGGTAAATAA
- the rplR gene encoding 50S ribosomal protein L18: MITKPDKNKTRQKRHRRVRNTISGTAERPRLNVFRSNKNIYAQLIDDVAGVTLASASTLDKEISGGTKTEAAQAVGKLVAERATEKGIKVVVFDRGGYLYHGRVQALAEAARENGLEF; this comes from the coding sequence GTGATTACAAAACCAGATAAGAACAAAACACGTCAAAAGAGACACCGTCGTGTACGTAACACTATCTCTGGTACTGCTGAGCGCCCACGCTTGAACGTTTTTCGTTCTAACAAAAACATCTACGCGCAACTTATTGATGACGTAGCGGGTGTAACGCTAGCAAGTGCCTCTACCTTGGATAAAGAAATTTCAGGTGGAACAAAAACAGAAGCAGCACAAGCTGTCGGTAAATTAGTTGCTGAACGCGCAACTGAAAAAGGCATTAAAGTCGTAGTCTTTGACCGTGGTGGATACCTTTACCATGGCCGTGTGCAAGCTTTAGCTGAAGCTGCTCGCGAAAATGGACTAGAATTTTAG
- the rpsE gene encoding 30S ribosomal protein S5: MVYIDPKHLELEDRVVAINRVTKVVKGGRRLRFAALVVVGDKNGHVGFGTGKAQEVPEAIRKAIEDAKKNLVEVPMVGSTIPHEVIGAFSGGRILMKPAVEGSGVAAGGPVRAVLELAGVADITSKSLGSNTPINVVRATVEGLKQLKRAEEVAALRGKSVEELIG; encoded by the coding sequence ATGGTTTATATCGATCCAAAACATTTGGAATTAGAAGACCGCGTTGTTGCAATTAACCGTGTAACAAAAGTTGTTAAAGGTGGACGTCGTCTACGTTTTGCTGCTTTAGTTGTTGTCGGTGACAAAAACGGACACGTAGGATTTGGTACTGGTAAAGCACAAGAAGTACCTGAAGCGATCCGTAAAGCAATTGAAGATGCGAAGAAAAACTTAGTTGAAGTACCTATGGTTGGTTCAACAATCCCACACGAAGTAATCGGTGCTTTTAGTGGTGGTAGAATCCTAATGAAACCTGCTGTTGAAGGTTCTGGGGTTGCTGCTGGTGGACCAGTTCGTGCCGTATTAGAATTAGCAGGGGTAGCAGATATCACTTCTAAATCTTTAGGCTCAAACACACCAATCAACGTTGTTCGCGCAACTGTTGAAGGTTTGAAACAATTAAAACGTGCTGAAGAAGTTGCAGCTCTACGCGGCAAATCAGTGGAAGAATTAATCGGATAA
- the rpmD gene encoding 50S ribosomal protein L30, with amino-acid sequence MAELKVTLKRSIIGRPQNQRDTVKALGLTKINSSVVKPANEAIKGMINTVSHLVDVEEV; translated from the coding sequence ATGGCTGAATTAAAAGTAACTTTAAAACGCAGTATTATCGGACGTCCTCAAAACCAACGCGATACTGTTAAAGCGTTAGGTCTTACAAAGATTAACAGTTCTGTGGTTAAGCCTGCTAATGAAGCAATCAAAGGCATGATCAACACTGTTTCTCACTTAGTGGACGTTGAAGAAGTTTAA
- the rplO gene encoding 50S ribosomal protein L15, with product MKLHELKPAEGSRQVRNRVGRGTSSGNGKTAGRGQKGQKARSGGGVRLGFEGGQTPLFRRLPKRGFTNVNRKDYAVVNLDVLNRFEDGAEVTPVALVEAGIVKNEKAGIKVLANGELNKKLTVKAAKFSKAAQEAIEAAGGSVEVI from the coding sequence ATGAAACTTCATGAATTAAAACCCGCTGAAGGTTCACGCCAAGTACGTAACCGTGTTGGTCGTGGTACTTCTTCAGGTAACGGAAAAACTGCCGGACGTGGTCAAAAAGGACAAAAAGCTCGTTCAGGCGGTGGTGTACGTCTAGGATTCGAAGGGGGACAAACACCATTATTCCGTCGTTTACCAAAACGTGGATTTACAAATGTTAACCGTAAGGACTACGCAGTCGTTAATTTAGATGTCTTGAATCGCTTTGAAGACGGAGCTGAAGTAACTCCTGTTGCTTTAGTAGAAGCTGGAATCGTGAAAAACGAAAAAGCTGGAATCAAAGTTTTAGCTAACGGAGAATTGAACAAAAAGTTAACTGTGAAAGCAGCTAAATTCTCAAAAGCAGCACAAGAAGCAATCGAAGCGGCTGGTGGCTCTGTTGAGGTGATCTAA